In Bacillus sp. NP247, one DNA window encodes the following:
- a CDS encoding BlaI/MecI/CopY family transcriptional regulator, producing the protein MTNQLPKISEAELEIMKVLWSNSPQTANEIIEELEDAMDWKPKTIRTLINRLVQKEAVSYHQDKGRMYAYYPLVSQDNYLQVETKSLLKRFCGAAFKPLLVNFLKEEKLSSEDINELKRILDEKTEENKRKDR; encoded by the coding sequence ATGACAAATCAATTACCTAAAATATCTGAAGCAGAATTAGAAATTATGAAAGTACTTTGGTCTAACTCTCCACAAACAGCAAATGAAATTATAGAAGAACTAGAAGATGCAATGGACTGGAAACCGAAAACAATCCGTACATTAATTAATCGGTTAGTACAAAAGGAAGCCGTTTCTTACCATCAAGATAAAGGGCGCATGTACGCGTATTATCCGTTAGTGTCACAAGATAATTATTTACAAGTTGAAACGAAATCTTTACTAAAGCGCTTTTGCGGCGCGGCGTTTAAGCCATTACTTGTCAATTTCTTAAAAGAGGAAAAATTGTCTTCAGAAGATATTAACGAACTGAAACGCATTTTAGATGAGAAGACCGAGGAGAATAAGAGGAAGGATAGATAA